GTTCGTCGTTGTTCGTTAGTCTCTTTATGGTGGAGTTAGTTTTAGTATGTTTGGTTTGTCGTTCCCTTGTAGTGGATTAAGTAGAATTGGTTTGTCGGTAAAACTTTATGCGGGATCGCAACAAACATCCATTTTTCGAGTACATTCAGAtgtgatagttcagtaggaacacttgacaagagggggggtgaattgtttcttgggaacttgggtaagtttcttgcggaatttaaacaataaagagactgagaataatgagcgaagaaagatataaaatggaggaaccttcttgaccctaatcaagaagaacctcactactcttttgtattaatgcaataactctattacaaatacactctttaacccgagttcctctcgaacacgagtttcccacagcaatcccctttgattactgtgctcctctttctctctctgacttaactctaagtcgctccttttctctttgacttaactctaagtcgctctgtttctctttgacttaactctaagtcaattaaggatcactcaacccttaaacccaaaatacaatttgatataaaactctagtacgtaataaagctcaaagcattaaggaactcaagggacactcttttgaaaactgattctcttttaaaacgtttaagctcttaaaatatattttgcaaagatcagttgtgtgttttgaaaagctaaaactcttctccttttataggagagttttacttagGGTTTGGTACCCATGTTTCCCTCAAccacccactaacagttactgctcagtaacatgggcatggttggagagaaacaagggagaccaaatcaaaacactaaatgtacgttgaacagaaatacgtggggagagtttcaaggaacgtggaaaaacttttacttgagaaacaaggagagtaaatcagaatcctatgtttcatttattaattaaatacattttatttattaaaaagattttccaagttaaaactctttcataattacagttaacatatttcatttaaaacgtaccaaaatactatgtccctttcataccaaattacttataaactttattaaatacttacataaatcctaaaacataaactcatatgttgtagtcttcatgttgcacctttagaagcttcactcgaagacttcccgatttcttccttctctggaacgccgaggatccacataatatatgaggatctcgccttaggaactcgcctaaggatctcgccttgcataatgattatttcttcaatgtagtgtctgacatggatcaattacttgcttatattccacgttgcttagtttatccaactcaggatctccttaacttagcattatccctctaaggatctcggaacctattatgcaacataacttaaccaattgtcaggagtttgttttgtcatcatcaaaactttaggatCAACAAGATGAATCAAGTGTAAATCATATTcgcggctacaacaaatcgttagacTCTCTATCTAAAAAGGTTACATGTTTCAGCGTTATACACGAGAGACGTTCTACAGCGTAATATCTATTTAATGACCATAATTTTGATAAGTAAAcgctttatttaattcaatgtataatgtatttgttagatttatatttcttataaatatcgtatgactttttattgatgaattaatttttccTTCGAATGTACTGTATTCTAGACAAATTGACTTATCACTTAAATATAAGCCAAGTTTACCACCTCTTTAGTCTTTAGCACGCAGATAATGTGGCTTGCGTATGAGCGTTAGAAAAGGATTTGTCCGATTGAACTACCAACTGTTTAAGCAACTAGAACCCCACCTGCACATGGACATCCTCAACCGTCTTCTTTTGGCAtctttaattttataaattttatttatatgaaGTTTCTTTAATTCGTGGCTAATTTTTCTTCTTCTAAATTCATTTGTCATCATAAAATATGTTTCTATAATAGCcgaattaattaatcaatattcaATGCACCTACTACAACTAGTCTACTCGATATCACACCTACCAATTCATACTGTATTTCACAATCAACAATTTGTTCCCGAAAATCGATcgtttgttggttcagtggtgattgagactGAATTTGGTAGGGAGGACTACGTGTTCGATCCCCACAACAATAATTGGAAgaggactggaacctatccactcaaAACTCACATCAGATCCGAATTAACCCTAAGGCTGAACCGGgtggtacaccaaaaaaaaaaaaaaatttgttcctGACATTGAAGAAGTGCATCCCCTatttccaatttccaaattccaaattaacATTTACTCTTTCGTTTCTATTTTTAGCAATAGGTGCCAATTATTTATACTGTTAGGAATTAAACACAATTTAGTTAAGTCGACAAGAATACGAAACGGAGTTGGAGTCAAATATAAGTCTTGTTTGGTTTAATATCTCTtttcctagtttaattagaattgtaattaggaaactagatatattttggtatgtaacCATCTCTAGAATTATTTAGACTTGGGAAACAAGTATAATTCTAGTAGATGTGGGTTTCTAGTTTAGCCTATAAAAGGGGTTTATGCCTAGCTTGAAAATAAAGGGGAAAAACACATTGGTGAGAGGAATCATCAATTAAAgggttattgtgttattttgcaggaacataataatacgataatatttgagggAAGGAAATCTAAATTTCATCACAAACACTTGTGTCTTATATTACTGTTTTTGCTATTTGTTCTATATTGTATTGTAGGGTTTGTTCTCAATCGTTCGTGGCACGTGTTTGGTTATAACAAACTGGTATCAGAGCTGGGTTTAGCCGTGGATGATTTCGGGAACAAGTACAACGTAGAACTTTTTAATGGGAAGACGAATTTTTCATTATGGCAAAGTACAATTAAGGATATTCTTATACATCAAGGTCTTCACAAGACTTTGGAAGATAAGAAACCTGATTCGGTGgacaaggacaagtgggaggatATGCAACTACGGGCTACTAGTACGATCAGATTGGCTCTTGCACCGGAGATCAAGTACAACGTCCTAGAGGATAATAATCCAAAAGAGTTGTTGGACAAATTGATTAAGATTTACGCATCTAAGTCATTGCCCAATAAGTTGTTCTTGAAGAAGGACCTTTATTCACTCGAGATGGAGGAAGGCAACGCACTACAAGATCATCTGAATAAGTTTAATGGCTTGATCACCCAGTTAGAGAGTTTAGATGTGAAAATCAAGGAGGAGGACAAGGCAATTTTATTGTTGACATCTCTCCCTAAAAGTTATAACTCTATGATAACTAGTTTACTTGTAGGGAAGACAAAAATTGCTTTGTACGATATTGTGGTGGCGTTATTCGAGGCGGAGAGGTTCATGAAGCAAGAGAGATCGTCAATCCATGGAGGAGCATGATTAGTAGCGGAGGGTAGTAGGAACAAATGGAAAGGCAATAAGAAGGCGAGCAATACAAACCCTAACATCAAGTGTTGGTACTGTGACGAGGTAAGACATATACAATCAAAGTGTCCTAGGTACAAGGAAGACTTGATGGTGTTGAGGAACGGTAGGGTTAGAGGTGCTGCTACAATTGCTATTGATGAGGATGTGGCTCTAATGGTGGAGGAGAGTAAAGGTCCAAAagagggttggattttggattcggGATGCTCACAACATATTTGTTGTAGAAAGGAGAGGTTTACTTCTTATAAACAAAGTGATGGGTTGTGTGTTACCTTGCCTAACGGGGAAGAGGCAAAGGTTGAGGGTATAGGTGAGGTTGAGATCAAGACACATGATAGGAAGACTCGAAAATTACGAGAGGTAAGGTATATCTCGAGACTTGATCGCAATCTCATATCTTTGGGTCGTTTAGATGACTTGGGTTATGCTATTCATATTGAGAGAGGTCGTTTGGAGGTCACCAAGGCTAAGAGTGTGATCTTGAGGGGACGACATAACAAACAAAATCTCTTCATACTCGAAAGAGGTAGTGGAAGACGGATTTCGGCTCAAGGGAAGGCAAGCTCCGAAAGTTGTTTGCTGGTTCGTGAAGAGACTCAGTTGAGTTTAAGGGAAGGTTTGTTAGGAATTAAACACAACTTAGTTAAGTCGACAAGAATACGAAACGGAGGTGGAGTCAAATATAAGTCTTGTTTGGTAATTAATATCTtgtttcctagtttaattagaattgtaattaggaaactagatatattttggtatgtaacCATCTCTAGAATTATTTCGACTTGGGAAACAAGTATAATTCTAGTAGATGTGGGTTTCTAGTTTAGCGTATAAAAGGGGTTTAGGCCTAGCTTAAAAATAAGGGGGAATAACACATTGGTGAGAGGAATCATCAATTGAGgggttattgtgttattttgcaggaacttaataatatgataatatttgaggggaggaaatcttaatttcctcacaaacacttgtgtcttatattattgtttttgctattGGTTCTATATTGTATTGTAGAGTTTGTTCTCAATCGTTCGTGACACGTGTTTGATTATAACAGATACTGCACAAAAATTGAATTTTGACATGAATTTCCTAAATTGTTCTTATGATCTGAATTCCTCCTCTCCTTTCCTAGCTTTGTTCCATAAAATTATTAGTGTACATTTATGTTGGTGAAACTCAGAATTACATTGGCCACTATATATGGCTTTGAGTACTCTTATACGGAGCAACAAATAACGATATCTAACATAAACTAACATAATTTTCCCCATTTGCATGGAGTGGCAAATCAATTCAATCTACGGGGTGTTTGGTTATAAGAGGTTTGATGGAATAGTTTTTGAAGTGAAATAGAGGTTTGACCTTTAGAAAAAGCTAATTGAGAGTGTTTGATTGGAAGTGAGCTTTGGGGTGAAAATTCTCACTATATAAGCTTTTTacaacggatttttcatgaaatgcccctgaggtttgcgttaatgcaccaaatacccctaatgtttccagaatgcaccaaatacccccgaggtttaaaacaatatcatcaaataCCCTTATTGACTGTTTTCCGTCTATTCTGTTAACTTTTCCGTTAACTtaactctaattttttttttttctatttcccttttctttcttctcttcctttctctttctttttctttattctttCCTCTTCCCATGGaagtctctctcctcttcttcaCCATTACCATTATATGAGAATCACCCCAACCATCACCACCACCGCTACCCTCTTCCACTATTCACCATTGAAATTGCTTCTTCATAGAGGCCCAATTATCAACCTCATCAGCCCTCGAAATCTCATCTTTTCTGTCTCCTATCATCATCGAACCCACGACGTTGGTTTCTCCGACATTGGCTTCTCCGATAAGCTCTAGGTGTTTGTTCTGGCGGAGGTCGCGGTGGCtggattttctctctccttcttgaAGTCTCGATCTCCCAGCCGTGAATACGCAATCCTCGCCGCCCATCGGTCAAAGCTTCTCCGCCGGCGGATTTGATCTCTTTCTCGTCGATCTCCACCTCCATTGCTATTTCTGTTCCCGGTGTGATTTGGGGAAGAACTGTGACTTTCAAGTCCTCTCCTTCTTCTTGTTCGGCTGCCCAAGAGTCGACACCACCCCAAGGATTCGGTGACCCAAGAATCGACACCACCCCCAACGCCCAAGAGCCACCATCTCCTTCAAATCTACAGACCAGGTTTTAGTGATTGGGTAATATCAATTAAATCGTTTATGAGGGATTTGGAGAGTTGGGTATTATTTGAATTCAATTGATTTCAGAAGAATTGGGGcaaaatcacaacatcaatcaataATAATCTGAAGAGGATTATAAAAGCTTTAGAATTTTGAAGATGAAGAACAACTTCCATGGATGTGAGAGAAATTAAGAGTGAAGGCCAAGGGAAAGGAGGAGAGAAAAGGGCAGCCATGGTGCTGCTGCCGTTGAAGATCcaaagaaaagaggaaaagggaattgggttttttaaaaaaaaaatagtagttaatttttttgggtttaaataatataattaagggttaatattaggattagtaGAGATAATGGTTGAGTaaggacaaaaaaataaattcacgataacggagacttaacggaatggacggaaaatgctcattaagggtattttgtgttattgttttaaacctcaggggtatttggtgcattctggaaacattaggggtatttggtgcattaacgcaaacctcaggggcatttcatgaaaaatccgtttttacaattagaggtttgagagGGTAAATGTCAAATTACTACCTTGTCCTAACATTGCCTAAAATTACAACTCTTACCAATCCCTatgtattatatatatatatatatatatatatatatatatatatatatatatatatatatatatatatatatatatatatatatatatatatatatatatataggtaataataataataataataataataataacaacaataattaaTATGATATGAACTAATTTTGTCTGATCTCATttgatatgaacttattttttctgatctgatctgatatgatctggttaaatctgaaataagtaataaggtcctgaaataaggtgaattaAAGAGAGCATTATTGACCCTTATTTAATTTTATCTTATATATCTTATTAgacatgaaagtaaaaataagCTGAAGAGAACAGAGCCTAAATATTATCACAACTTGCAAACTTTatcaaaacttttttttttctttaatttaaaaGAGGAGGTGGTTTGTTGGTTGTATCTAACCATCTAACATGGCTACACGACAAAATACAAGGTCAAAATTAAAGCATCTCCAAATAAAACGCACGATTTCCTTGGGCACCCATTTTTAGTCGTCATGATACATGTGAGAACTCTAAAATAGCCAAAATTGAAAGTTTGTAATTTCTTGAATTCGTAAGTTTTGCAAATTTGAGGGGGTAAGGAAATTTCACTTTAAATAATTTGTCGATGGATGTCCCAATTTCACCACAAATGTGAGCCTTGTATCATACATTAAGGTGTAGCATTCATTGcccaattagcttcattaacaGGGAAAATCCATCTATTCATAGATGACACCAAGAGATTGTTTCAGTCATTTGAACCAGGTCAGTCTAAGGACGTGCATCGGGACGTTAGGGCAGTAAATTGGTTTGCCTAGTTGAAGTTTGGTCCTTCAAAACGTAAAACTGTTATAGATAGTTGAAGGTGGAATCCTTTCCATTAGACTAAGACATTACTTGGT
This sequence is a window from Spinacia oleracea cultivar Varoflay chromosome 1, BTI_SOV_V1, whole genome shotgun sequence. Protein-coding genes within it:
- the LOC130465458 gene encoding uncharacterized protein gives rise to the protein MVLRNGRVRGAATIAIDEDVALMVEESKGPKEGWILDSGCSQHICCRKERFTSYKQSDGLCVTLPNGEEAKVEGIGEVEIKTHDRKTRKLREVRYISRLDRNLISLGRLDDLGYAIHIERGRLEVTKAKSVILRGRHNKQNLFILERGSGRRISAQGKASSESCLLVREETQLSLREEFVLNRS